CTCAAGGCCATCGCCGAGCTGCCGCCGGAACGGCCGGTCGCGGCATGAAACAGGGCAGAAAGACATGAGCATCGAAATCCGCAACGTCAGCAAGCAGTTCGGCAACTTCCAGGCCTTGCGCAATGTCTCGCTGGACATCGATTCCGGCGAGCTGGTGGCGCTGCTGGGGCCCTCGGGCTGCGGCAAGACCACGCTGCTGCGCATCATCGCCGGGCTGGAGACGGCCGACGACGGCAGCATCCTGTTCGCCGGCGAGGACACCACCGACGTGCACGTGCGCGAGCGCCAGGTCGGCTTCGTGTTCCAGCACTACGCGCTGTTCCGCCACATGAGCGTGTTCGAGAACGTTGCCTTCGGGCTGCGCGTCAAGCCGCGCGGCCAGCGCCCGAGCGAGGTCCAGATCAAGCAGAAGGTGCACGAGCTGCTCGGCCTGGTGCAGCTCGACTGGCTGGCCGACCGTTTCCCGGCCCAGCTGTCGGGCGGGCAGCGGCAGCGCATTGCGCTGGCCCGCGCGCTGGCGGTGGAGCCCAAGGTGCTGCTGCTGGACGAGCCGTTCGGCGCGCTCGACGCCAAGGTGCGCAAGGAGCTGCGCCGCTGGCTGCGCCGCCTGCACGACGAGCTGCACGTGACCAGCATCTTCGTCACCCACGACCAGGAGGAGGCGCTGGAAGTGGCCGACCGGGTGGTGCTGATGAACGCCGGGCAGATCGAGCAGGTCGGCTCGCCGCAGGCGGTCTGGGACCACCCGGCCAGCCCGTTCGTGTACGGCTTCCTGGGCGACGTCAACACCTTCCACGGCCGCGCCCACCAGGGCCAGGTGCACCTGGAGGGCCTGCAACTGCAGGCGCCCGAGCATGCCGACGCCGAGAACGCCAAGGCCTTCGCCTACGTGCGCCCGCACGACCTGGACGTGCAGCGATACACCCCCGGCGCGCGCGGCATCGTCGCCCAGCTGTCCCGGGCCATCGTGGTCGGCCCGATCGCGCGGCTGGAACTTCTGCCGGTGGACGACACCCAAGCTGCGGACCCTGCCCGTCAGGACACGGTCATCGAGGCGCAGGTTCCTGCGCAACAATTCAGGGAGCTGGGCTTCCAGGAGGGCGACACGCTGGTCGTGATGCCGCGCCGGGCCCGGGTGTTCGTCGAAGGCGCGGCCTGAACCTGCGGGCCTGGCGCCCGCTTTCAGGAGAAGAGTCGTGTTCGAGTGGATGTTCGCGGCGCCGCGCCGCACCCTGGCCCTGGTGTTCGCCGCGTGCGTCGCCATGCTGGCCTTCGCCCTGTACCTGCAGCACGTGGTCGGGCTGGATCCCTGCCCGATGTGCATCGTGCAGCGCTACGCGCTGATCGGCGTGGCGGTGTTCGCGGGCCTCGGGGCGGCGATCCCGCGCCGCGCCGGCTGGATCATCGCCAGCGTGCTGGGGCTGGCGTCGGCCGGCTTCGGCGCCTTCGTCGCCGCGCGCCAGAGCTGGCTGCAGTGGTACCCGCCGGAGATCGTCTCGTGCGGCCGCGACTTCTACGGGATGATCGAGACCTTCCCGCTCAAGCGGGCCGTCCCCATGATCTTCCGCGGCAGCGGCGACTGCACCAAGATCGACTGGACCTTCCTGGGCGGCTCCATCGCCAACTGGTCTTTTCTCGCGTTCTGCGGCTTCGTGGTCGCCTTTCTCGTGGTGCTCTGCACCACGCTTGCAAGGCGGCGCGGCGCCGCGCACCCGAGCGCGACCGCTTAGTCGTTTCACGAACCCCCTCTCCCCAACCCTCTCCCCCGAAGGGGAGAGGGGGCGGAGCCTTGAGGATCAAGCGGTGCGGCCTCAGGCCAGCTTCTTCACGAACACCATCGAGCGCCGGTCCCAGTTGTACTTGCGCTTGCGGGCTTCGGGCAGCCACTCGGGCTCGACCTGGACGAAGCCGCGCTTGAGGAACCAGTGCATGGTGCGGGTGGTGAGCACGAAGATGCTCTCCAGGCCCATGGCGCGGGCGCGCTGCTCGATGCGCTTCAAGATCTTCTCGCCGTCGCCCTGGCCCTGGCTTTGCGGCGACACCGTCAGCGCCGCCATCTCGCCGGTCTTGGCCTCGGGGTAGGGGTACAGCGCCGCGCACGCGAAGATCACGCCGTCGTGCTCGATCAGGCTGTAGTTGGCGATGTCGCGCTCGATCTCGTTGCGCTCGCGGCGCACCAGGGTGCCGTCGCGCTCGAACGGTTCGATCAGCTGCAGGATGCCGCCGACGTCGTCGGCCGTGGCCTCGCGCAGGCTCTCCAGCTTCTCGTCGATCACCATGGTGCCGATGCCGTCGTGCACGTAGATCTCCAGCAGCAGCGAGCCGTCCAGCGCGAACGGGATGATGTGGCTGCGCTCCACGCCGGCCTTGCAGGCCTTGACGCAGTGCTGCAGGTAGAACGCGGTGTCGGTCGGCTGCTGCGGGTTCGGCAGCGCGGCCAGCAGCTGCTCGGCGGCGGCCAGCGGCAGCTCGGTGTCGATCGGGTTGTCCTCGGCCTGCGGCTCGTCCGGGCGGATGCGGATGCCCGGGATCTCGGTCAGGAACAGCAGCTTGTCGGCCTGCAGCGCGATCGCCACGCTGGTGGCGACTTCCTCCATGTTCAGGTTGAAGGCCTCGCCGGTCAGCGAAAAGCCGAACGGCGAGATCAGCACCAGCGCGCCGTGGTCGAGCGAGCGGTGGATGCCGGCGACGTCGACCTTGCGCACCAGCCCGGTGTGCTGGAAGTCGACCCCGTCGACGATGCCCACCGGCCGCGCCGTGATGAAGTTGCCCGAGATCACCCGCACGGTGGCGCCCGCCATCGGCGTGTTGGGCAGGCCCATGCTGAAGGCCGCCTCGATCTCGTAGCGCAGCTGGCCGGCGGCCTCCTGGGCGCAGTCGAGCGCCACGCCGTCGGTGATGCGCATGCCGTGCGAATAGCGCGCCGCGTGGCCCTTGGCCTTGAGCTGCTCGTTGACCTGGGGCCGGAAGCCGTGCACCAGCACCAGCCGCACGCCCATGCTCTGGATCAGCGCCAGGTCCTGGGCGATCGCCTGCAGCTTGCCCGAGGCGATCGCCTCGCCCGCGATGCCGACCACGAAGGTCTTGCCGCGGTGCATGTGGATGTAGGGCGCCACCGAGCGGAACCAGGGCACGAAGGTGAAATTGAAGACGGTGGACATCGGCTGGCGGGCGGATGGACGCAGGGCGGGAAAGTGTACGGTACGCGCGCCGCCTGATAATCACGGGCTTTGCGCCGCCGCGCGCCGCCCCTGTCTTGCCCGCTCCCCGCATCACCTTCCCCGAATCGCTGCCGGTCTCCGGCAAGCGCGACGAGATCGCGCAGGCCATGGCGCAGCACCAGGTGGTGATCGTCTGCGGCGAGACCGGCTCGGGCAAGACCACCCAGCTGCCCAAGATCGCGCTGGCGATGGGCCGCGGCCGGCTCAACGCCAGGCCGGGCGAGCGGGGCCGGCTGATCGGCCACACCCAGCCGCGCCGGATCGCCGCTTCCAGCGTCGCCAAGCGCATCGCCGAGGAACTGGAGACGCCGCTGGGCGAGGTGGTCGGCTTCAAGGTCCGGTTTCACGACCGGCTGTCGCGCGACGCCTCGGTCAAGCTGATGACCGACGGCATCCTGCTGGCGGAGACCCAGACCGACCCGCTGCTGTCGGCCTACGACACGCTGATCATCGACGAGGCCCACGAGCGCAGCCTCAACATCGACTTCCTGCTCGGCTACCTCAAGCAGCTGCTGCCGCGCCGGCCCGACCTGAAGGTGGTGGTGACCTCGGCCACCATCGACGCCGAGCGCTTCGCCGAGCACTTCGCCTCCGCCCAGGGCAAGGCGCCGGTGATCTACGTCTCCGGCCGCATGTACCCGGTGGAGCAGCGCTACCGGCCGTTCGAGGAGACCCGCGAGTACGGGCTGGACGAGGCGATCGCCGATGCCGTCGACGAGCTTTGGCAGGGGAACGCCGCGGGCGACATCCTCGTCTTCCTGCCCGGCGAGCGCGAGATCCGCGAGGCCGCCGACCACCTGCGCAAGCACCTGTCGCACAGCCCGCTGACGCGCACGGCCGAAGTGCTGCCGCTGTTCTCGCGCCTGTCGCAGGCCGAGCAGGACCGCATCTTCGAGCCGCACGCCGGGCGGCGCATCGTGCTGGCGACCAACGTGGCCGAGACCTCGCTCACCGTGCCGGGCATCCGCTACGTGGT
The sequence above is a segment of the Ramlibacter tataouinensis genome. Coding sequences within it:
- a CDS encoding sulfate/molybdate ABC transporter ATP-binding protein yields the protein MSIEIRNVSKQFGNFQALRNVSLDIDSGELVALLGPSGCGKTTLLRIIAGLETADDGSILFAGEDTTDVHVRERQVGFVFQHYALFRHMSVFENVAFGLRVKPRGQRPSEVQIKQKVHELLGLVQLDWLADRFPAQLSGGQRQRIALARALAVEPKVLLLDEPFGALDAKVRKELRRWLRRLHDELHVTSIFVTHDQEEALEVADRVVLMNAGQIEQVGSPQAVWDHPASPFVYGFLGDVNTFHGRAHQGQVHLEGLQLQAPEHADAENAKAFAYVRPHDLDVQRYTPGARGIVAQLSRAIVVGPIARLELLPVDDTQAADPARQDTVIEAQVPAQQFRELGFQEGDTLVVMPRRARVFVEGAA
- a CDS encoding disulfide bond formation protein B, with product MFAAPRRTLALVFAACVAMLAFALYLQHVVGLDPCPMCIVQRYALIGVAVFAGLGAAIPRRAGWIIASVLGLASAGFGAFVAARQSWLQWYPPEIVSCGRDFYGMIETFPLKRAVPMIFRGSGDCTKIDWTFLGGSIANWSFLAFCGFVVAFLVVLCTTLARRRGAAHPSATA
- the argA gene encoding amino-acid N-acetyltransferase, which translates into the protein MSTVFNFTFVPWFRSVAPYIHMHRGKTFVVGIAGEAIASGKLQAIAQDLALIQSMGVRLVLVHGFRPQVNEQLKAKGHAARYSHGMRITDGVALDCAQEAAGQLRYEIEAAFSMGLPNTPMAGATVRVISGNFITARPVGIVDGVDFQHTGLVRKVDVAGIHRSLDHGALVLISPFGFSLTGEAFNLNMEEVATSVAIALQADKLLFLTEIPGIRIRPDEPQAEDNPIDTELPLAAAEQLLAALPNPQQPTDTAFYLQHCVKACKAGVERSHIIPFALDGSLLLEIYVHDGIGTMVIDEKLESLREATADDVGGILQLIEPFERDGTLVRRERNEIERDIANYSLIEHDGVIFACAALYPYPEAKTGEMAALTVSPQSQGQGDGEKILKRIEQRARAMGLESIFVLTTRTMHWFLKRGFVQVEPEWLPEARKRKYNWDRRSMVFVKKLA